One segment of Haloplanus natans DSM 17983 DNA contains the following:
- a CDS encoding FecCD family ABC transporter permease, translated as MATDTTVSEYERFVHRKVIFGAVTGVLLIGGALFSISVGAVEIPVSEALATLLGANTGLSNRIIWRIRVPRVLTAIFAGLALAVSGAVMQKVLNNPLGSPFTLGISQAAAFGAAFAIIVVGAGTIGIGGTVGSGTGGAVSVTNPYLIATSAFSFSMISAGVILALATYTRATPETMILTGVALGSLFSAALSGLQYLAAPDELSALVYWTFGDVGGTTWQGVGIIATVAVLSMAYFIYNSWNYNVLSSGDETAESLGVDVEALRMRGMLIASFATAVVTAFTGIIGFVGLVVPHIVRKTIGGDDRFVIPFSCAVGSVLLLLSDTVARTLFSPMVLPVGILTSFLGAPLFIYLVLTAREYW; from the coding sequence GTGGCCACAGACACCACCGTCTCCGAGTACGAACGGTTCGTCCACCGGAAGGTCATCTTCGGCGCCGTCACGGGCGTCCTCTTGATCGGCGGTGCCCTGTTCTCGATCAGCGTCGGCGCGGTCGAGATACCCGTCTCGGAGGCGCTCGCGACCCTCTTGGGCGCCAATACGGGGCTTTCCAACAGGATCATCTGGCGGATTCGGGTCCCGCGCGTCCTGACTGCGATCTTCGCCGGGCTTGCACTGGCGGTTTCGGGCGCCGTCATGCAGAAGGTGTTGAACAACCCCCTCGGCTCGCCGTTCACGCTCGGCATCTCACAGGCCGCTGCGTTCGGTGCCGCGTTCGCGATCATCGTCGTCGGCGCGGGAACCATCGGCATCGGCGGCACCGTCGGGAGTGGCACCGGCGGCGCCGTCTCCGTCACCAATCCGTATCTCATCGCGACGAGTGCGTTCTCGTTTTCGATGATCTCGGCGGGCGTCATCCTGGCGCTGGCGACATACACCAGAGCCACGCCGGAGACGATGATCCTTACCGGCGTTGCCCTCGGGTCGTTGTTCTCCGCGGCCCTCTCGGGGTTGCAGTATCTCGCGGCTCCCGACGAACTCTCGGCGCTCGTCTACTGGACGTTCGGTGACGTCGGCGGGACGACGTGGCAGGGCGTCGGCATCATCGCGACCGTCGCCGTCCTCTCGATGGCGTATTTCATCTACAACAGCTGGAACTACAACGTGTTATCGTCGGGCGACGAGACCGCGGAGAGTCTCGGCGTCGACGTCGAGGCGCTCAGGATGCGCGGGATGCTTATCGCCTCCTTCGCCACGGCCGTCGTCACGGCGTTCACCGGCATCATCGGCTTCGTCGGCCTCGTCGTTCCCCACATCGTTCGCAAGACCATCGGCGGTGACGACCGGTTCGTCATCCCCTTCTCGTGTGCCGTCGGGAGCGTCCTCTTGCTCCTGTCGGACACCGTCGCCCGGACGCTCTTCTCGCCGATGGTCCTGCCGGTCGGTATCCTCACCTCGTTTCTCGGCGCACCGCTTTTCATCTACCTCGTCCTCACCGCGAGGGAGTACTGGTGA
- a CDS encoding ABC transporter ATP-binding protein — MNLDIDGLAFDYSDHPVLREIDLTVSDGEMLGLIGPNGTGKSTLIKCINHVLSPDAGAVLVDATDIGSLTRNDVAKTMGYVSQRENETYSATVFDTVLMGRKPYINWQPGSDDLETVSGILAKLGLSDLSLRKMNTLSGGQRQKVMVGRALAQDPNVLLLDEPTSDLDIRHQLEVMDVIREEIDRGLAGVLAIHDLNLAARYCDTVAMLKTGGVYTTGTPEEVFTPSNLEAVFGVRASTERHNGAYVIIPEEPAGDASGEGSSDSTTAITDTDQ, encoded by the coding sequence GTGAACCTCGATATCGACGGCCTCGCGTTCGACTACTCCGACCACCCGGTCCTTCGTGAGATCGACCTGACCGTCAGCGATGGCGAGATGCTCGGCCTCATCGGTCCGAACGGGACGGGCAAAAGTACGCTGATCAAATGCATCAACCACGTTCTCTCCCCGGACGCCGGGGCAGTGTTGGTTGACGCGACCGACATCGGGTCGCTGACGCGTAACGACGTGGCAAAGACCATGGGGTACGTCTCCCAGCGCGAGAACGAGACGTACTCCGCGACCGTCTTCGATACGGTACTCATGGGGCGAAAGCCCTACATCAACTGGCAGCCCGGCTCCGACGACCTCGAAACCGTCTCGGGGATCCTGGCGAAACTGGGGCTGTCGGATCTCTCGTTGCGGAAGATGAACACCCTGAGCGGCGGCCAGAGACAGAAAGTGATGGTCGGCCGCGCGCTCGCACAGGACCCGAACGTCCTGTTGCTCGACGAACCGACGAGTGACCTCGACATTCGCCACCAACTCGAAGTGATGGACGTGATTCGTGAGGAAATCGACCGCGGCTTGGCCGGTGTACTGGCCATTCACGACCTCAATCTGGCGGCGCGCTACTGTGACACTGTCGCGATGCTGAAAACGGGCGGCGTCTACACCACCGGCACTCCCGAGGAAGTGTTCACGCCGTCCAATCTCGAGGCGGTGTTCGGCGTCCGAGCGAGCACGGAGCGCCACAACGGTGCGTACGTCATCATCCCCGAGGAACCGGCCGGCGATGCGTCGGGGGAGGGCTCCTCCGATTCGACGACTGCGATCACCGATACGGACCAATGA
- the tsaA gene encoding tRNA (N6-threonylcarbamoyladenosine(37)-N6)-methyltransferase TrmO yields the protein MTATFTQIGTIRSDFDDPGDPDEMRRHESTIVVEHAYEDGLYRIERNDHIVVLFHIDESDGYTLKSPRRYGMERGTFACRSPHRPTPIGLTVVELLDRDGRELRVRGLDAIDGTPVLDIKPHSPGLDCPSRVADDDRREAPRGRVDRFVRAGDRESLLLGAAETHGHFCPSLALGVMAGVRARRELGALAEGSEDLVAVVETNDCFADAVQYVTGCTFGNGALVYRDYGKTAVTVAERGAPGVRITVEDRAAVRERRPDDAFALIGRPLQEFCAVETGVEVDVPASAPTHDYVTCADCGESVVASKAVDRDGDAVCIPCAGAEYPQLDGRGLHSSTPQME from the coding sequence ATGACAGCGACGTTCACTCAGATTGGCACGATACGTAGCGACTTCGACGACCCCGGCGATCCCGACGAGATGCGCCGTCACGAGAGCACTATCGTCGTCGAGCACGCGTACGAGGACGGGCTGTACCGTATCGAGCGCAACGACCACATCGTCGTCCTGTTCCACATCGACGAGTCCGACGGCTACACGCTGAAATCGCCGCGTCGATACGGGATGGAACGGGGGACGTTCGCGTGCCGGAGCCCCCACCGCCCGACCCCGATCGGACTGACGGTCGTCGAGCTACTCGACCGCGACGGACGCGAACTCCGCGTCCGGGGACTGGACGCCATCGACGGCACGCCGGTCCTCGACATCAAGCCCCACTCGCCGGGGCTTGACTGTCCGTCGCGAGTCGCGGACGACGACCGTCGCGAGGCGCCCCGAGGCCGCGTGGATCGGTTCGTCCGCGCCGGTGATCGGGAGTCGCTGTTGCTGGGGGCCGCCGAGACACACGGTCACTTCTGTCCATCCCTCGCGCTCGGCGTGATGGCCGGCGTCCGTGCCCGGCGCGAACTCGGTGCCCTCGCCGAGGGCAGCGAGGACCTCGTGGCGGTGGTCGAGACGAACGACTGCTTTGCCGACGCCGTCCAGTACGTCACCGGCTGTACGTTCGGCAACGGCGCACTCGTCTATCGCGACTACGGCAAGACTGCCGTCACGGTGGCGGAACGGGGCGCGCCCGGCGTCCGGATCACCGTCGAGGACCGGGCGGCGGTCCGGGAGCGACGCCCGGACGACGCGTTCGCCCTCATCGGGCGTCCACTCCAGGAGTTCTGCGCGGTCGAGACCGGCGTCGAGGTCGACGTTCCCGCGTCCGCGCCCACGCACGACTACGTGACCTGTGCCGACTGTGGCGAATCGGTCGTGGCTTCGAAGGCCGTCGACCGGGACGGAGACGCGGTGTGTATCCCGTGTGCTGGGGCCGAGTACCCGCAACTCGACGGCCGAGGACTCCACTCCTCGACCCCGCAGATGGAGTAG
- a CDS encoding SipW-dependent-type signal peptide-containing protein, whose translation MTDEPLNLSRRKALAALGTIGAASAGAGLGTSAYFSDQETFENNRLVAGTLDLKVAWQEHYSDWMDNDYGTDPPLGAETRFARMPDEGESPDISLPPGDGQTDARPIELVFVDDADGDDEDGFDSRPDEADGGRQFFRNTRRTEVNDGIYGGPDTLCGTESDTDSRVLIEIEDLKPGDFGFALFRLELCDNPGFLWLNGGLDGASENGRTEPERDDPDEETGTVELLDEVQVAYAVGTTNDIAAGPGANPLPLPQNGTLENQTTLRAFLNDLASEKGIGLAGDLPAEDGGGMGRNCFSGETSHYASVVWWLPIDHGNQVQSDTAQFDLGFYTEQCRHNDGAGATSASAPDGWAVDAQSEPTSLDEPGDEPRYGSAVDIGDGISAVGAPFEDHSVDAGSAYVDGQEFEPGSFVGSGESPLIEAGDEFGTAVAYDATPSGDKEFLAIGAPGDSPGRVYILTRVGDESGDWTLFDVVDGDQLSLADENGGEPSLDSDSNARFGAAVDIDATSRFVLVGAPGASGRNGAARLVELDASESSPEAFILERPPEAGEGFGTAVALEFGLDEFGGISILVGAPEAALGTEGPRAGAVYDYVRGPERPIKLRPFSGESGDAFGAAIDVYAGRLPIDGGEVVTPVVGAPGVDGGRGAAYVFSRVSDILEPMDGDVGATDFSVSGRLTETARLTADGGAFGSSVAAFRTPAETEGTFFALNVVVGAPNAGTGTASLFRAPVSTSGESGDPIGVFEELGTFTPGSGAAQFGNSVAYHGGSYGESDDGGDVLGTLLVGAPGSDGRRGRAVEFTRLDLDERGDGEDVSGAL comes from the coding sequence ATGACGGACGAACCACTGAACCTTTCACGACGGAAGGCCCTCGCGGCGCTCGGGACGATCGGGGCCGCGTCGGCCGGCGCGGGACTCGGGACCTCCGCGTACTTCAGCGATCAGGAAACGTTCGAGAACAACCGGCTCGTCGCCGGCACGCTGGATCTCAAGGTTGCCTGGCAGGAACACTACTCGGACTGGATGGACAACGACTACGGTACCGATCCGCCACTCGGGGCGGAGACCCGGTTCGCCCGCATGCCAGACGAGGGCGAGTCGCCCGACATCTCGCTCCCGCCGGGCGACGGCCAGACCGACGCCCGTCCCATCGAACTCGTGTTCGTCGACGACGCCGACGGCGACGACGAGGACGGGTTCGACTCCCGGCCCGACGAGGCCGACGGCGGTCGACAGTTCTTCCGGAACACGCGCCGAACCGAGGTGAACGACGGCATCTACGGCGGGCCGGACACCCTCTGTGGAACCGAGTCGGATACCGACAGTCGGGTGCTGATCGAGATCGAGGACCTGAAACCCGGCGACTTCGGGTTCGCGCTCTTTCGGCTGGAACTCTGTGACAATCCGGGCTTCCTCTGGCTGAACGGCGGCCTCGACGGGGCGAGCGAGAACGGCCGGACCGAACCCGAACGGGACGACCCCGACGAGGAGACCGGCACGGTCGAACTCCTCGACGAGGTGCAGGTGGCGTATGCGGTCGGGACGACGAACGATATCGCGGCCGGGCCGGGCGCGAATCCGCTTCCGCTCCCGCAGAACGGCACACTGGAGAACCAGACGACGCTCCGGGCGTTCCTGAACGACCTCGCGAGCGAGAAGGGCATCGGGCTCGCGGGTGATCTGCCGGCCGAGGACGGCGGCGGGATGGGCCGGAACTGCTTCTCGGGCGAGACGAGCCACTACGCCTCGGTCGTTTGGTGGCTGCCGATCGATCACGGCAACCAGGTCCAATCCGACACGGCACAGTTCGACCTCGGCTTCTACACCGAGCAGTGTCGGCACAATGACGGCGCCGGCGCCACGTCGGCGTCGGCGCCCGATGGCTGGGCGGTCGACGCACAGAGCGAGCCGACCAGTCTCGACGAGCCGGGTGACGAGCCACGGTACGGCAGTGCGGTCGATATCGGCGACGGGATTTCCGCCGTCGGTGCACCATTCGAGGATCACTCGGTCGACGCCGGGTCGGCCTACGTCGACGGGCAGGAGTTCGAGCCCGGATCGTTCGTCGGTTCTGGCGAATCTCCACTGATCGAGGCCGGCGACGAGTTCGGGACAGCGGTGGCGTACGATGCCACCCCGAGCGGTGATAAGGAGTTCCTCGCCATCGGGGCACCGGGCGACAGCCCTGGGAGGGTCTATATCCTCACCCGAGTTGGCGACGAGTCCGGCGACTGGACGCTGTTCGACGTGGTGGACGGCGATCAATTGTCACTAGCGGATGAAAACGGAGGCGAGCCGTCTCTCGACAGTGACAGTAACGCCCGGTTCGGCGCCGCCGTCGACATCGACGCGACCAGCAGGTTCGTCCTCGTCGGCGCACCGGGGGCCAGCGGTCGCAACGGCGCAGCCCGACTCGTCGAACTGGACGCATCCGAATCATCGCCTGAGGCGTTCATCCTTGAGCGGCCGCCCGAGGCCGGCGAGGGGTTCGGGACGGCCGTCGCGCTGGAGTTCGGTCTCGACGAGTTCGGCGGGATTTCTATCCTCGTCGGTGCACCGGAAGCAGCGCTCGGCACCGAGGGACCGCGTGCGGGAGCCGTCTACGACTACGTGAGGGGCCCGGAGAGACCCATCAAACTCCGGCCGTTCAGCGGCGAGTCCGGCGACGCGTTCGGTGCTGCCATCGACGTCTACGCCGGCAGACTGCCTATAGACGGAGGAGAGGTCGTCACTCCGGTCGTTGGCGCGCCGGGAGTCGATGGCGGACGCGGAGCCGCCTACGTTTTCAGTCGAGTGTCCGATATTTTGGAGCCGATGGATGGTGACGTCGGGGCGACGGACTTCTCGGTTAGCGGCAGGCTGACCGAGACGGCGAGACTCACGGCCGACGGCGGCGCGTTCGGGTCGTCAGTCGCCGCGTTCCGAACGCCGGCCGAGACGGAGGGGACGTTCTTTGCTCTTAACGTCGTTGTCGGGGCTCCAAACGCCGGGACAGGAACAGCCAGCCTGTTCCGAGCACCAGTGTCGACCTCCGGCGAGTCCGGCGATCCAATCGGCGTCTTCGAGGAACTCGGTACCTTCACGCCGGGGTCGGGCGCCGCGCAGTTTGGTAACAGCGTGGCCTATCACGGTGGATCGTACGGTGAGTCGGACGATGGAGGCGACGTTCTCGGCACTCTCCTCGTCGGCGCGCCGGGCTCGGACGGCCGTCGCGGCCGGGCTGTCGAGTTCACACGCCTCGACCTTGATGAACGTGGCGATGGCGAGGACGTGTCGGGGGCGCTCTAG
- a CDS encoding RNA-guided endonuclease InsQ/TnpB family protein, translating into MNYSPRFRLLPTEEQREAMDWQRNTVRQLYNHALNEFNDIPEDAGTLRQRVWMVRDTIPELKDWWSDLRQVYSTVLQKSVERIRDNIQNLGKLKANGYDVGSLNWKKPREFRSFTYRQSGFELDKKSGPNGRGVLTLTKLKGDTREIPIRLHRDLPDHDSIKEVTLKKEASGAWYVSFCIETETPEKPAVENIKPADTVGLDLGVLNFIHDSEGRSIGKLDLADERRRLEREQRSLSRKTYQSNNWEKQRRHVANIHVRMSNKKHDYKHKLAHAYTTQYDAVLVENLNIKGMLESPENARNKAEVGWRDFITILEHHGDKNGCHVVQVSSRGTTTECASCGVETQKPLWVREHSCPSCGFELDRDWNAALNVLSWGLDKLGVVHSEDMPVETATAVSTDGGEHSSFVVDASRVVEAGSSALKEAASAAE; encoded by the coding sequence ATGAACTACAGCCCTCGCTTCCGCCTGTTGCCTACTGAGGAGCAACGCGAAGCGATGGACTGGCAACGAAATACCGTGCGACAACTCTACAACCACGCACTCAACGAATTCAACGACATCCCTGAAGACGCGGGCACACTCCGCCAACGCGTCTGGATGGTGCGTGACACCATCCCCGAACTGAAAGACTGGTGGTCAGACTTGAGACAAGTCTACTCCACCGTCTTGCAGAAATCCGTTGAACGCATCCGCGACAACATTCAGAACCTCGGGAAACTCAAAGCAAACGGGTACGACGTGGGGTCGTTGAACTGGAAAAAACCGCGTGAGTTCAGGAGTTTCACCTATCGACAATCGGGCTTCGAACTCGACAAGAAGAGTGGCCCGAACGGTCGAGGCGTTCTCACCCTCACGAAACTCAAAGGAGACACTCGGGAGATCCCAATCCGTCTCCATCGAGACCTTCCCGACCACGACTCCATCAAAGAAGTCACGCTCAAAAAGGAAGCGAGCGGTGCGTGGTACGTCTCGTTTTGCATCGAGACTGAGACTCCAGAGAAACCTGCTGTCGAGAACATCAAACCAGCAGACACTGTGGGGCTCGACCTCGGCGTTCTCAACTTCATCCACGACTCCGAGGGACGCTCAATCGGGAAACTTGACTTGGCCGACGAGCGCCGGCGTCTCGAACGTGAGCAACGCTCACTCTCTCGAAAGACCTACCAGTCGAACAACTGGGAGAAACAGCGGCGGCACGTCGCGAATATTCACGTGCGGATGTCGAACAAAAAGCACGATTACAAGCACAAACTCGCACACGCCTACACCACCCAGTATGATGCCGTACTCGTTGAGAATCTTAACATCAAAGGGATGCTCGAATCCCCTGAAAACGCGCGTAACAAAGCCGAAGTCGGGTGGCGAGACTTTATCACCATTCTCGAACACCACGGTGATAAGAACGGGTGCCACGTCGTGCAAGTCAGTTCACGTGGAACGACTACGGAATGCGCGTCATGTGGAGTGGAGACGCAGAAACCGTTGTGGGTTCGTGAGCATTCGTGTCCGTCGTGTGGGTTCGAACTCGATAGGGATTGGAATGCGGCTCTCAACGTCCTCTCTTGGGGACTTGACAAACTAGGAGTGGTTCACTCCGAAGACATGCCTGTGGAGACTGCAACCGCTGTGTCTACCGACGGTGGCGAACATTCGTCCTTCGTCGTGGATGCAAGTCGCGTCGTAGAAGCAGGAAGCTCCGCCCTCAAGGAAGCCGCCTCGGCGGCTGAGTAG